One genomic region from Sparus aurata chromosome 15, fSpaAur1.1, whole genome shotgun sequence encodes:
- the gpatch11 gene encoding G patch domain-containing protein 11 has product MSDEEEDYMSDAFLTTIQDVKPGVSMVRRVKEAMKKEMQQKETNVKNRQKTFKEQEKESREAALQNTISNENKGFALLQKMGYKAGQGLGKKGAGRVDPIPLNIKTDRGGIGMEEVKKRKAEEELENYRHKARAKQQNETKSLEDFRSRVRTEREERKIEGDLRRSQRACEQLDSQKGITVPREDWYWPKAETDDEEDDSKEEEEEEEEEEEEEEIVELTSFDKLQILTSYLRGVHFYCIWCGTTYNDEEDLCSNCPGDTAADHD; this is encoded by the exons ATGTCTGATGAGGAAGAAGACTACATGTCTGATGCATTTCTCACTACAAT ACAAGATGTGAAACCAGGTGTCAGCATGGTGAGGCGAGTAAAAGAAGCGATGAAGAAGGAAATGCAGCAAAAGGAGACGAACGTCAAGAACCGCCAGAAGACCTTcaaggagcaggagaaggagagcaGGGAAGCAGCTTTACAAAACACTATTAGCAACGAGAACAAGGGGTTTGCGCTTCTGCAGAAAATGGGTTACAAAGCTGGTCAAGGCCTGGGGAAGAAAG GAGCTGGGAGAGTCGATCCAATTCCTTTGAATATCAAAACTG ACAGAGGTGGCATCGgaatggaggaggtgaagaaaagaaaagccgAGGAGGAACTTGAAAATTATCGACATAAAGCGCGAGCCAAACAACAGAACGAGACCAAATCTCTGGAAGATTTCAG GTCAAGAGttaggacagagagagaggaacgtAAGATTGAAGGGGATCTCAGAAGGAGTCAGAGAGCCTGTGAACAGCTTGACAGTCAGAAG GGCATCACTGTCCCCAGAGAAGACTGGTACTGGCCCAAAGCAGAGACtgatgatgaggaagatgattctaaggaggaggaggaggaggaggaggaggaggaggaggaagaggagatagTGGAATTAACA TCCTTTGACAAACTGCAAATTTTGACATCCTATTTGAGAGGAGTCCATTTTTATTGCATATGGTGTGGGACCACCTATAATG atGAAGAGGACTTGTGCTCTAACTGTCCAGGGGATACAGCAGCAGACCATGACTGA